GCTCGGTGTTCTTGCAGATGGGGGACGAGAACGCGCACATCACGCGGGCGCTCTTGGACGAGGTCTTTGGAGCGGCCAACTTCGTCTCCGAGGTGGTTTTCTACAAGACCTCAGGCAAGGGCGCTGCTGGATTGGACTCAGTGTTCGACCGCCTCCTGTGGTACGCGAAAGACAAGTCGTCTCTGAAGTACCGACAGCTTTACATGGCGCGTCCGCCGCACACGCTGCAGGAACAGTACACGCTGGTGGAACTGCCCGACGGTTCCGTTCGACGCATCACAGATGAAGAGAAATTGGGCACTGCACCGCTACCGGATAGCGCGCGGCGCTTTATGCCTGATCAGATCTCCTCGCAAGGCGAGACCGAAGAGGGCTCGCAGCCATTCGAGTTCGAGGGGGTCAAGTATTCTCTCCCCCCGAACACGCACTGGAAGACCGGCCTTGAAGGGCGCAAGCGGCTTGCGGCGAAGGGGCGGCTGTACCCCATCGGGAAGCGGCTACGCTACAAGCGGTACGCCGACGACTTTCCGCTGGCTCCCTACACCAACATCTGGGACGACACTGTGATCAGCGGCTTCGGCGCTGCGAAGCTATATGCGGTACAGACGTCTCCAAAGGTCGTCGAGCGGTGCATCCTGATGACCACCGACCCGAGCGACCTTGTCTTCGACCCCACTTGTGGCTCCGGAACGACTGCGGCCTGCGCTGAGCTAGCGGGTCGGCGCTGGATCACGTGCGACACGTCGCGCGTTGCGGTGAACGTAGCGAGACAGCGGTTGGTGTCGGGGGTACTTCCTCACTACCAAACCCGCAATGGCAAGGTGTCCGGGAACTTTCTGTACCGGACCGTTCCGCACATCACGCTCAAGAGCCTCGCCTACGACCTCGAGCCCGAGAAGGTCGAGCTGGTCGACCAGCCCGAGGTGGACAGAGATGCCCTCCGCGTCTGCGGCCCCCTTGAGGTGATGTCCCTCGGCCGCTACTCCGTAGAGGACTGGAAGGGCTACGTGGTCCGCGAGTCGGGCATCGGCGAGGCGGCGAAGCTCGAGAACTACATCGAAGTGATCTGCCGCCTCTATCGCAAGGACTCGGCCATCCAGGGTGCAACCGGACTCGTGCATGCGGTGGCGGAAACCGAGAAGGAGAAGATCGCGATCTCGGTCGGGCCGGTCTCGGGCCGCGTCACCGCGAAGCAAATCCACGACGCTGTTCAGGATGCGATGGCCTCGGGCATCCTCGAGGTGCACGTGCTGGGCTGGGCCTTTGAGGCGAACGTCGGCGAGGTGAAGTCGGCCCTTGAGAAGCGCGGCAAAATCAAGGTTGAGCTGATCATGATCCGGCCCGACACACTGGCCGAGGGGATCAAAGCGACCCAGCCCGAAATGCTGTTCTCGCCCCTGGCTCTACCGGACATCGAGGTCCAAACGAAGAAGAACGGCAAGAAAGACCAAGAGGTGCGCGTCCGATTGAAAGGGGTGGCCCTGTTTGACCGAAAGCGTCGCACCACTGAGTACTATGATGCCGATTCTGGTTACGTTTCGGCCTGGTATCTCGACGAAGACTACGACGGCGACTGCTTCGTCGACTGCCAGATGTTCTTCGATTTCAAGAGAAAGCCGGCGACGTCCACGCTCGGCCTCGACGTGGATGATGAGGAGTTCGAGCTCAAGCTCAATTCGGCGCCTTTCCCGCTGCGAGGCTACAAGCGGATCGCGGTCAAGGTCGTGGACGTGTACGGCAACGAATCCACCGTCGTCCAGGACCTCGGGTAGAGGCGCGCGATGGCCTACATCGTCGATCGCGTCGTTGTCTGCGACGCCTATC
This window of the Vicinamibacteria bacterium genome carries:
- a CDS encoding site-specific DNA-methyltransferase, with translation SVFLQMGDENAHITRALLDEVFGAANFVSEVVFYKTSGKGAAGLDSVFDRLLWYAKDKSSLKYRQLYMARPPHTLQEQYTLVELPDGSVRRITDEEKLGTAPLPDSARRFMPDQISSQGETEEGSQPFEFEGVKYSLPPNTHWKTGLEGRKRLAAKGRLYPIGKRLRYKRYADDFPLAPYTNIWDDTVISGFGAAKLYAVQTSPKVVERCILMTTDPSDLVFDPTCGSGTTAACAELAGRRWITCDTSRVAVNVARQRLVSGVLPHYQTRNGKVSGNFLYRTVPHITLKSLAYDLEPEKVELVDQPEVDRDALRVCGPLEVMSLGRYSVEDWKGYVVRESGIGEAAKLENYIEVICRLYRKDSAIQGATGLVHAVAETEKEKIAISVGPVSGRVTAKQIHDAVQDAMASGILEVHVLGWAFEANVGEVKSALEKRGKIKVELIMIRPDTLAEGIKATQPEMLFSPLALPDIEVQTKKNGKKDQEVRVRLKGVALFDRKRRTTEYYDADSGYVSAWYLDEDYDGDCFVDCQMFFDFKRKPATSTLGLDVDDEEFELKLNSAPFPLRGYKRIAVKVVDVYGNESTVVQDLG